The following DNA comes from Bacillus sp. 2205SS5-2.
TATGAATGAAGAAAATTTTCACAGGGCAAACTATCTTAAGCTTGAACTATCTTTTTTGGAGGTGAAATCCTTTATGGGTCATGAGCCATTAGATTTGTCGAACTACTCCGTAAGAACCGATTTAGCGGTTGAAGCGAGAGAGATAGCCTTAGAGGGTCAAGAGAAAGAAGGAGTGGAAACTAATCGTACCACTTTAGACGGCGTCATTATAAAAGAACGTGAAATCAATGGGGTTAAAGTTTCAAATGTCACAATTACTCCTGAAGGTGAGAAGGTAATTGGCAAAAAAACAGGCCAATATTTAACAATTGAAGCTGTTGGGATTCGTGAAGAAAACTCTGATCTTCAACAACAAGTTGAGGAAATATTTGCTAAAGAGTTCAGTGGATTTCTACAAAACAAAGGAATTGCAAAAGAAGCCAGCGCTTTAATCGTGGGGTTAGGAAACTGGAATGTTACCCCAGATGCATTAGGACCGATTGTCTGTGAAAACGTGATTGTTACAAGGCATTTATTTGCCCTTCAGCCTGAAAGTGTTGAAAAAGGGTATCGTCCGACTAGTGCAGTGGCTCCAGGAGTGATGGGGATTACTGGGATTGAAACAAGTGATATTATTTACGGTATCGTTGAAAAATCAAAACCAGATTTTATTATTGCGGTGGACGCACTAGCTGCGCGAAATGTAGAAAGAGTCAACGCCTCTATTCAAATATCTGATACAGGTATTCATCCAGGCTCAGGAGTCGGAAATAAGCGCAAAGAACTTAGTGAGGAGACGCTGGGCATACCGGTTATTGCCGTAGGGGTTCCGACCGTCGTAGATGCCGTGACGATTGCCAGTGATACCGTCGACTATCTACTAAAACATTTTGGAAGAGAAATGAGAGAAGGAGGTAAGCCTTCGCGTTCTCTCGTTCCTGCAGGGATGACCTTCGGAGAGAAGAAAACATTCACTGAGGAAGATCTACCACCTGAAGAGCAGCGAAAAACATTTTTAGGAATGATTGGAACATTAGAAGAGGAAGAAAAAAGAAAGCTGATTCATGAAGTGCTTGCCCCTATAGGACATAATTTAATGGTCACCCCGAAAGAGGTTGATGTGTTTATTGAGGACATGGCCAATTTAATTGCCAATGGTCTAAACTCAGCTTTACATGAAGCGGTGAATCAGCAGAATGTAGGATTTAAAACTAGGTAAACCATGGTCTGATTTGGGATCTTTAGTTCTACTATCTCTAGTAACATCATAGTCTCTAATAGAGTTTATTAGAGAGGGTGGAAGCATGAAATCGTTAAAGTCGTCCCATACCATCGTAGCCATTAATATCACTACTATTGCAAAAGGCATTTTTGTTTTTCTTTGCTCACTTCTTTCTATTTTTGTGATTTCAGGCTTCCTGACTACGCTAAAGCCTGAATATCGAATAAAATCAGATTCTGTTCATAGAGCAGCCGAGCATATCTCAGGTGAGAGTTTATTTAGTCTATTCACTTTAGAAAATCATATGTTTCAAAGTGGAAATTCTGGCGACAGTGTTTGGCCAACTACATCTGAATTGCTACTGTCAATGACGACAAATATTCGTTTTGAAGACCCGAGAAGTTACTTAGGTAGAGAGCTTCCTGGATTTTCAATATTTGATGGAAATATCGTGGTTGCAGGAGAAGGAACGAATTACACGAATCTGCCTATTGAGTCACTCCCTCCAATGGATACATTTGAAAAGGAAGCAGAGCTGCAAAATACAGAGGGGGTTTCTCCTGATAATCCACCCCCTTATACGGGAAGTGGAGAAGAGAAAGTCTATATCTATTTTACTCATACAAGAGAATCTTTTTTACCGTATTTAAAAGGAATAACGGATCCCGATTCTGCTC
Coding sequences within:
- the gpr gene encoding GPR endopeptidase — translated: MGHEPLDLSNYSVRTDLAVEAREIALEGQEKEGVETNRTTLDGVIIKEREINGVKVSNVTITPEGEKVIGKKTGQYLTIEAVGIREENSDLQQQVEEIFAKEFSGFLQNKGIAKEASALIVGLGNWNVTPDALGPIVCENVIVTRHLFALQPESVEKGYRPTSAVAPGVMGITGIETSDIIYGIVEKSKPDFIIAVDALAARNVERVNASIQISDTGIHPGSGVGNKRKELSEETLGIPVIAVGVPTVVDAVTIASDTVDYLLKHFGREMREGGKPSRSLVPAGMTFGEKKTFTEEDLPPEEQRKTFLGMIGTLEEEEKRKLIHEVLAPIGHNLMVTPKEVDVFIEDMANLIANGLNSALHEAVNQQNVGFKTR
- the spoIIP gene encoding stage II sporulation protein P, with amino-acid sequence MKSLKSSHTIVAINITTIAKGIFVFLCSLLSIFVISGFLTTLKPEYRIKSDSVHRAAEHISGESLFSLFTLENHMFQSGNSGDSVWPTTSELLLSMTTNIRFEDPRSYLGRELPGFSIFDGNIVVAGEGTNYTNLPIESLPPMDTFEKEAELQNTEGVSPDNPPPYTGSGEEKVYIYFTHTRESFLPYLKGITDPDSAHHSQINVTKIGDKLETELEGLGIGTITDKSDIVARLNQKGIEYFNAYEESRQVVQASVTEHRDLLYLIDIHRDAQRKGVTTTTIGGQPFAKLAFVVGAEHPNYEENLKVATALHNLLEKHYPGLSRGIIEKKGAGTNGKFNQDLSEKAMLIEFGGVDNTFEELNRSAEAFAKSFAEYYWQAEKVSAPSSE